One window of the Procambarus clarkii isolate CNS0578487 chromosome 27, FALCON_Pclarkii_2.0, whole genome shotgun sequence genome contains the following:
- the LOC138369071 gene encoding uncharacterized protein: MTVYTGSGEARLLHPTCHSNHPPQQPPATATTCHSTHPPQQPPATATTCHSTHPPQQPPATAATRHSNHLSQHPPATATTRHSNHPPQQPPATATTRHSNHPPQQPPATATTRHSSHPPQQPPSTAPTRHSNHLPQQPPATATTCHSTHPPQQPPATAPTRHSNHPPQQPPATAPTRHSNHPPQQPPATATTCHSTHPPQQPPATAATRHSTHPPQQPPATAPICHSTHPPQQPPVTASTRHSNHLSQHPPATATTCHSNHPPQQPLATAPTRHSNHLSQQPPVTAPTRHSTHPPQQPPVTAPTRHSNHLSQQPPVTAPTCHSNQPPSDPGTCWASGAAHIQQRHI; encoded by the coding sequence ATGACAGTTTACACGGGGAGTGGAGAAGCCCGTCTCttgcaccccacctgccacagcaACCACCCGCCACAGCAGCCACCCGCCACAGCAACCACCTGTCACAGCACCCACCCGCCACAGCAACCACCCGCCACAGCAACCACCTGTCACAGCACCCACCCGCCACAGCAACCACCCGCCACAGCAGCCACCCGCCACAGCAACCACCTGTCACAGCACCCACCAGCCACAGCAACCACCCGCCACAGCAACCACCCTCCACAGCAGCCACCCGCCACAGCAACCACCCGCCACAGCAACCACCCGCCACAGCAACCACCCGCCACAGCAACCACCCGCCACAGCAGCCACCCGCCACAGCAGCCACCCTCCACAGCACCCACCCGCCACAGCAACCACCTGCCACAGCAACCACCCGCCACAGCAACCACCTGTCACAGCACCCACCCGCCACAGCAACCACCTGCCACAGCACCCACCCGCCACAGCAACCACCCGCCACAGCAACCACCTGCCACAGCACCCACCCGCCACAGCAACCACCCGCCACAGCAACCACCCGCCACAGCAACCACCTGTCACAGCACCCACCCGCCACAGCAACCACCCGCCACAGCAGCCACCCGCCACAGCACCCACCCGCCACAGCAGCCACCCGCCACAGCACCCATCTGTCACAGCACCCACCCGCCACAGCAACCACCTGTCACAGCATCCACCCGCCACAGCAACCACCTGTCACAGCACCCACCCGCCACAGCAACCACCTGTCACAGCAACCACCCGCCACAGCAACCACTCGCCACAGCACCCACCCGCCACAGCAACCACCTGTCACAGCAACCACCCGTCACAGCACCCACCCGCCACAGCACCCACCCGCCACAGCAACCACCTGTCACAGCACCCACCCGCCACAGCAACCACCTGTCACAGCAACCACCTGTCAcagcacccacctgccacagCAACCAGCCCCCCAGTGATCCCGGCACCTGCTGGGCGTCGGGTGCTGCCCACATACAACAGCGTCACATCTAA